A genomic window from Streptomyces broussonetiae includes:
- a CDS encoding DegV family protein, whose product MSRHVAIVTDSTAYLPSRTMERHGITAVPLTVVLGDEALEEGTEISTRSLAQALQKRRPVTTSRPSPEVFAETYRRVAESGASGIVSLHLSAELSGTYDAAVLAAREAAVPVRVVDTGMVAMALGFCALAAAVTAEAGGTVDEAVTAAEKRAAGTSAYFYVDTLDYLRRGGRIGAAQALLGSALAVKPLLQLDGGRIELLEKVRTASRAIARLEEIAAERAGSAEVDIAVHHLAAPDRAAALADRLRARVPGLADLHVSEVGAVIGAHTGPGLLGAVVSPR is encoded by the coding sequence ATGTCCCGCCATGTCGCGATCGTCACCGATTCAACGGCCTACCTGCCGTCCAGGACGATGGAGCGCCACGGCATCACAGCGGTACCCCTGACCGTGGTCCTCGGCGACGAGGCGCTCGAAGAGGGCACCGAGATCTCGACCCGCTCGCTTGCCCAGGCACTGCAGAAGCGCCGGCCCGTGACGACGTCCCGCCCGAGTCCCGAGGTGTTCGCGGAGACCTACCGCAGGGTCGCCGAATCCGGCGCGAGCGGCATCGTCTCCCTGCATCTGTCCGCCGAGTTGTCCGGCACCTACGATGCGGCGGTCCTCGCGGCGCGTGAGGCAGCGGTGCCGGTGCGGGTGGTGGACACCGGGATGGTCGCGATGGCCCTCGGTTTCTGCGCGCTCGCCGCGGCCGTGACCGCGGAGGCCGGCGGCACGGTGGACGAGGCCGTCACAGCCGCCGAGAAGCGCGCTGCGGGCACGTCCGCCTACTTCTACGTCGACACCCTGGACTATCTGCGCCGTGGCGGTCGAATCGGAGCCGCCCAGGCACTCCTCGGTTCCGCGCTCGCCGTCAAACCCCTGCTCCAGCTGGACGGTGGCCGTATCGAGCTGCTCGAGAAGGTCCGTACGGCGTCCCGGGCCATCGCGCGCCTGGAGGAGATCGCCGCCGAGCGGGCGGGCAGTGCCGAGGTCGACATCGCCGTCCACCACCTCGCCGCCCCCGACCGTGCTGCCGCGCTCGCCGACCGGCTGCGGGCAAGGGTGCCGGGTCTGGCCGACCTGCATGTCAGCGAGGTCGGAGCGGTGATCGGGGCGCACACCGGTCCCGGGCTGCTGGGTGCGGTGGTCTCGCCCCGCTGA